A stretch of DNA from Paenibacillus albus:
CTTTGCTCGCAGCAACCTGCTTGGCGGATGAACCCGTTACACTGCACGGTATTCCCGATATCGCGGATTTAAGGGTCATCTACGAAATCGCTCAAGAACTCGGACTGCATGTCTTGCATGAAGGCTCAGGCACGGTCGTCATGGACCCGCGGTCGATCATGAATGCGAGTCTTGACCCGGTCAAATCCTCCTCCTTCCGAGCAGCCTATTACTTCGTTGGTTCTCTGCTGGCGAAGTTCGGCAAAGTGACCGTTGGTTATCCAGGTGGTGACGATTTCGTCAGCCGTCCGATGGACCAGCACGTAAAAGCGCTGCAGATGATGGGTGCTACGTTCACATTTCATCAGGACAGCTACACCGTTGAGGCTAAGGAGCTTCGCGGAACGAGCATTTATTTCGATATGATTACAAGTGGCGCTACCATTAATATCATGCTGGCCGCCGTCCGTGCGAAGGGAACGACCGTGCTATTAAACGCAGCTCGTGATCCTGAAGTGACGGATACGGCAAATCTGCTTAATCAATTAGGTGCCAGAATCACTGGGGCAGGCACCGATATGATTCGAATCGAAGGCGTCTCCTCGCTGCGAGGCGGCGAATATACCGTCATACCGGACCGGCTGATTGCAGGGGCCTTCCTTATGGCGGCAGGTGTTACCGGCGGTTCAGTCACGGTCCAACACGTCATCCCGGAGCACCTCTCTTCATGTTTGGCAAAGCTCCGTGAAATCGGACTTGAACTGGACGTTCAGGATAACGCGATCACCGCGCATTCGAACGGCATTCTCCGCGCCGTGCGAGTCCGTACAGCGATGTATCCCGGATTCGCAACCGATCTGCAGCAGCCTTTGACCGCATTGCTCACGCAAGCCCGCGGCAAAAGCATTATCGGCGAGCGTATTTATCCAAATCGCTTCAATCATGCGCATCAGCTTGTCCGTATGGGCGCTAACATTAAGATTCGATCCGGCGTCGCGTCGATTCAAGGCGGTATCCCATTACGCGGGACACTTGTTCACGCCTCAGATGTTCGTGCAGGAATCTGCTTAATCCTCGCCGGTCTGCGAGCGGAAGGCACCACAACGATTGCGGGCGTGCAGCACATCGATCGCGGCTACGAGGATGTCGTAGGCTCCTTCAGAGCACTCGGAGCGAATATTAGAATGTTCGACAGCGAAGAGAAGCTTTCAAAGGAAGCAAAGCTGAAGCAGAGTAATTAACGAATGCCACAAAAGCTTATCATCATGAACACGGCAGCCTTTGGAAGGCTGCCGTTTTCATAGGACCTTTAATTAACTACATATTACCCAGCAAAGAGGCCATGTTCTTCTGATTCTCAGCAAGCCAACGCATTTCCTTAGCGAAGCGAGCGGGAGGAACGCTATGCTGATCCATGTTAGCATTTATCCACCAGGTGCTTTCCATATACCACAACAATGCTAATGAATTCGTTAAGTAACCCTTTTCCACAGTGCGTTCTTCGCTGTACCCTTCCATAAATGCTGCGGCAAGGGAAACATCTAAATCATCGTCTAACGCACATGATATAACAGCACGAGCAACATCAAGCTGCGGATAGTCATATCTTAGCCGATCAAAATCAAGAATTGCAGATAATCGATCATCATTAAATAAAAGATTATCGACCCAAAGGTCGCGGTGAGCCCACCCTAATTGAAGGAATTCGAGTATTTCTATATTCATATCCTCAGTTGCTTTACGTTGAATTTCTATATCAGCAAGAAACTGAGTTTTATCAGCTTGCTTTGACTGGTCCCAGAATGAGTTCCAATGCGCTAAACGCTCCTCACGGCTTGTAGGAGTAAATTGTGGACTCTTGTTTGTAGGAAGTGTTCCGTCATTTAACAAGCGATGCATTTTCCCCGTTGCTCGGCCTAAATCATATATTTGATGTACATTCGTTTTACCTGGCGATATTAGTTCACCTTGGCAAAATTCCATCACCATAAAGGATTCTCCGCTACTCGTTTCAAACAAAATGCTCTCATCAAGTGCTAACAACTTTGGACAAGCAAGACCTTGATTATGTAATCTAACCTGCTGAGTGAATGCAAAAAGCAGTGCTTCTGGATGATTCAATCTCCTCTTATTGTATTGTTTAAGTAGAAATTGTCCTGAATCCGTTGTAACTTTCCATTTTAAATTTAACCAACCTCTTTTTATTGGAGTAGATGCAAGTACATTTATACCAAAGAGGCGGCGAAAGGTTTGTATTAAATCTTCGCGGATCATTTCTTCTGATAACATAACTTCCACTCTACCAACTCCCTCATTCAGCAGGCGTCACTAATCCAACTCCAAAATATTACACACACTCGTCCAATGTCTCAAATAAGAAAGGCTCTTGGTGTATCCCCTTATATTCAAGTTTCCCGTTCCATTAATTGAACCTTGTATAACTTCATCACAAACAGTAGAATGACTACTAAACATTAAAAGTAAAGGTAATCTCTTGATGAAAAAATGGTTATGGACTTTTGGCATCCTCGCAGTTGTTACCCTGATAGGTGTGAGCATACTGGGCAATATGAATAAGTATCCCACTTTGTATGGTAACGAAGTTTACAATGTTCGCATATTCAACGCTCAGTATAAACTAGTTGCGCTTTGGACCATCGATCCCAAAACGAAATGGTTAACTAAAAGTGATAAACAGAATAGAAAAGTCATGCAACAGCTACTAGAACCGTTTAATGACAGGAATCTCGTTGATGGCAAGACCGGCAGCCCCAATTATTGGGTCCGAATTGACACCAAAGAAGGTAACGGATACAACTATTTGATATGGCTGAATGAAGGGGCTCCGGCTGGATTCGTTGAAAATACTGATGCTCCCCGTTCATTCAAAAATACGGAAAACTTACCCGGGAATCAATATTTCGCTATATCGGAACAAGAGCAGCATCAAATATTGGAGATTTTAAAGTCCAAACTGACACAGAAATAATCTACTTATACTCTCCTCAGCTTGATAATTGACAGCAATGACACAATACTTCCTACCATCAAAAACCACATCCAATAGTCGTAAGAGAGCATTATTAAAAGCTCCTGTATATTTCTCGGTCCGGAATTAGCGCCATGGCTATATGGAAAAGCAAAGACAGATGGTAGGGCACCAAAAACAATTAGCGCCGCACCTATAATTAAATTCATTGTAGGAATGTACTTTTTCCTCATATAGCTCCTCCTACCCCGTTCGTATTATGAGGAGACTACTTTGGTGAAATAATCTCTGAGTCCATTCCAAACCTCTTCAGTTACAAAATAGGATTCTACCGCCTTTAACTTCTCACCTGTATTATCAGTGTAATGAATGAAGTATTCCAAGTTATCTCCAACTGCTTCTAGACTCCAGTCTAAAAATGTAACCGAATCTCCAGTATCGAGCTCTTTTGATTTTGATGAATCAAGAAGCCCATCATCATCAATAAATGGTTTCGCAAGAAACCCTTCTATTACATAAATTCTATCCCCTTTACGACTTTCGCTTGAAACGCTCATGGGTTTTCACCTCCGATATTCATAATTCATTCAGAATAATATCCTTTAGTTCAATCAATTTCTTGATTCGATAACTAGCCTTGGAGAAGTCATGTGTTTGTGTGAAGTCGTTATGCACGATAGCACAGTCAATACCAGCAGCAACGGCTGAATTCAATCCTCTGTTTGAATCCTCTACAATCAATGTCTCTTCCTTGACAGCTCCGAAGCGCTTTAGACCTGTCAAATAGGGCTCCGGGTGCGGCTTGGCGTGCTCGTAGTCTTCGCGAACAAGGACGAAATCCATGAATTGCAGGATCTGGCGTTTCTCATGTATAAGTTGAAAATCCGCACGCTTTGCAGTCGTCACGATGGCCATGCGGGCGTATTTGGACAATTCAGCTAGTGTTTCCATGACGCCTTCAATCTCTATGGCTTCCGTCCTCAGATATTCTTGATAATAGACGTTGCGGACCTCGCGCTGCTTGCTAATGGTCTGTTCATCAACACCTGCCGCTCTAGCTTGGGACCACGTGCCGAATGACTGAGTCATGTCACGGAGGTATTGCGCTTTATCCAGCGTAAAGCCAATGTCAGCCAATGCCCGTTCTCCTGCTTTGTAATACCAGTATTCAGTATCAACAAGAACACCATCATGATCGAAGAGTATGTACTTTTTCAAAGTTTCGTTCTCCTCTTTCTTTATACTTTGATCAATCATACACCCAACTAATTCCATCTGTCACTTATATCCCCACCTTCTTTCCAGCTTGCGTATCTATATCCCGGAACTAAAATTTTCCCTATAAATACCAAAAGACCGCGAATTTCGCGGCCTTTACAATGATTATAATCGCTAGAAAAGCACCGCCGATATGGCTATGCCGTCAGATCCCTAAATCATACCCTTCATGAACAGCCATCCCAATCTGCTCCACATGTCCGCTGCGGCCGTTATACCAGAGCTTCCACGACTCGCCATCGAATATGGCGAATGGCTTATAGTTGGCTTCGGCATCCCATTTTCCATGCTCTGGAGACAGCAGCGGATTAAGCGGATGGCGTTTCCAATCGGAAATGCCGTCCTTCGACCACGCAAGTCCGATGGACGCATAATCCTCATCCCTAAACCCGATATAGAACATCGCGTAGCCATCCTTGTATGGAATGACCTGGCAAGCCGTTACTTTATGCTGCTCCCAAGCATGCTCCGGTAGACGGTCAAAGACCGGATTCGCCTCATGCTTTGCCCAGTGATGACCGTCAGTGCTCGTCGCGTAGCCGATCGCATTCGGCTCATACTGATCACCAGCGGAGTACCACATACGGAATGCGCCTGCCAATTCATCCCATTCCACATGAGGACACATGACAGCCACCTTCTCCCAAGCAGCCTGCGGCTCCATAACCGGTCGCTCGCTCTGGCGTACCCAATGAATACCATCCTCGCTTGTCGCATACCCGATGCATGAGCGATCAGGCCGCCACATCTGTCCGGTGTACCACATATGATAGCCATCTTCCCGCTTCACGACTGACGGCCGGTTCAGATCATCCTCCCATCCGGTCGCTTTATTCGGCTCAAGCACGATAACCGGCTCGCTCCAATGAACGCCGTCCACGCTCTCGACCAGAGCAATGCTGCTCTTGGGCCGCCACGAGAACCACATGCGGTATACGCCTTCTTCTCTAATCATCGTTAAATCGAAGCAAGTTCCATAATCGCCTCCGAGTACCGGATTATGATCAAATTTGGTCCATCCACCATGCTGTACGCTCATAGTCGTGCTCCTTTTCGAATATCTAGCAAATAGAGATAGATTAATATCCTTGTTACTCTTTCAACGCGCCTACCATGACTCCCTTCACGAAATACTTCTGCATGAAAGGATAGATAAAGCTACTTCCAGGTATTTTCCCTGGTTATTACTAGTCATAGCAGCACGGTAGCTGGCTGAATCCGATCGGCATGATATCGGAGCTTACCGTCAACCTCGATGCGATACCCGCTTCCCTTTCCGTAACGTTCTCCGTCTTTGTCATACACCACCGTCACGTAATGCTTGTGGTAGAAGACATTCTCAAGACAGAAATAATCCCAATTCGCTTCCTCTGGAATGAGAGGGTGGATATCAAGCTCATTTCCCGCGCGAGGCTGCATCCCGATTAAACCGGAGATGATTAAATCGCAGAAGGCCGAATGATTGTAATCCGCTCCCCTATCCTTATTCGCATCATCTCGCGCATGCAGCTTCGAGCGGGCAATCCATTCACCTGTGAATGGATCGAGATTCTCATCAATCCAAGGGATTCTTGTACCATCCTCACTCATTCGCTGATGG
This window harbors:
- the murA gene encoding UDP-N-acetylglucosamine 1-carboxyvinyltransferase, which translates into the protein MKAINVEWTPSLHGSVNIPGSKNSSLALLAATCLADEPVTLHGIPDIADLRVIYEIAQELGLHVLHEGSGTVVMDPRSIMNASLDPVKSSSFRAAYYFVGSLLAKFGKVTVGYPGGDDFVSRPMDQHVKALQMMGATFTFHQDSYTVEAKELRGTSIYFDMITSGATINIMLAAVRAKGTTVLLNAARDPEVTDTANLLNQLGARITGAGTDMIRIEGVSSLRGGEYTVIPDRLIAGAFLMAAGVTGGSVTVQHVIPEHLSSCLAKLREIGLELDVQDNAITAHSNGILRAVRVRTAMYPGFATDLQQPLTALLTQARGKSIIGERIYPNRFNHAHQLVRMGANIKIRSGVASIQGGIPLRGTLVHASDVRAGICLILAGLRAEGTTTIAGVQHIDRGYEDVVGSFRALGANIRMFDSEEKLSKEAKLKQSN
- a CDS encoding phosphotransferase; this translates as MEVMLSEEMIREDLIQTFRRLFGINVLASTPIKRGWLNLKWKVTTDSGQFLLKQYNKRRLNHPEALLFAFTQQVRLHNQGLACPKLLALDESILFETSSGESFMVMEFCQGELISPGKTNVHQIYDLGRATGKMHRLLNDGTLPTNKSPQFTPTSREERLAHWNSFWDQSKQADKTQFLADIEIQRKATEDMNIEILEFLQLGWAHRDLWVDNLLFNDDRLSAILDFDRLRYDYPQLDVARAVISCALDDDLDVSLAAAFMEGYSEERTVEKGYLTNSLALLWYMESTWWINANMDQHSVPPARFAKEMRWLAENQKNMASLLGNM
- a CDS encoding HAD family hydrolase translates to MKKYILFDHDGVLVDTEYWYYKAGERALADIGFTLDKAQYLRDMTQSFGTWSQARAAGVDEQTISKQREVRNVYYQEYLRTEAIEIEGVMETLAELSKYARMAIVTTAKRADFQLIHEKRQILQFMDFVLVREDYEHAKPHPEPYLTGLKRFGAVKEETLIVEDSNRGLNSAVAAGIDCAIVHNDFTQTHDFSKASYRIKKLIELKDIILNEL
- a CDS encoding glycoside hydrolase family protein, which translates into the protein MSVQHGGWTKFDHNPVLGGDYGTCFDLTMIREEGVYRMWFSWRPKSSIALVESVDGVHWSEPVIVLEPNKATGWEDDLNRPSVVKREDGYHMWYTGQMWRPDRSCIGYATSEDGIHWVRQSERPVMEPQAAWEKVAVMCPHVEWDELAGAFRMWYSAGDQYEPNAIGYATSTDGHHWAKHEANPVFDRLPEHAWEQHKVTACQVIPYKDGYAMFYIGFRDEDYASIGLAWSKDGISDWKRHPLNPLLSPEHGKWDAEANYKPFAIFDGESWKLWYNGRSGHVEQIGMAVHEGYDLGI